One Companilactobacillus farciminis KCTC 3681 = DSM 20184 genomic window, AAGATAAATAATAAAAACCTTATTAGAATGTGTAAATTAAAACACATTCTAATAAGGTTTATTTTGTTTGTACTTATAAAGATGTAAAGAAAGTAACCAATCCTAAAACGATTCCTGGCAAATTAGCAATCACTACTGGCCAATCATGTTTCTTTTTTAAAAGCCCATAAGAAACCCATAAAGTACTATTGAGAGCTGCGCATAGGGGCTGAATAGGATTTCCTTGTGATCCATTAAGATTATCCATAATTTGTGGTATATAAGAAACATACATCAGAATAGAAAAAATTGTAGCTAATCTACTGACATAAAAAAGTCCATCTTTTTTCTTTGTAATTATTTTTGTTTGTTCCATAGTTCACCTCAATAGTTTAGTCCATCTGTAGATAAGTCGGCCCCATTGGTTTTGATAACTCGCTGATACCACATAAACGACTCTTTCTTGAATCGTTGTAAACTACCTGTTCCATCGTCATTTAAATCTACATAAATAAAACCGTAACGTTTGGACATTTCACCGGTCGAAGCACTGACTAAATCAATGCAACCCCAAGGTGTATATCCCATCACTGGAACTCCATCAGCAATAGCTTCTGATATGGCTTGAATGTGTGAACGCAAATAATCAATGCGATATTCGTCATAAACTTTATTGTCTTTTGTCAATTTATCCTTAGCGCCCAAACCATTTTCAACTACAAAAATTGGTTTCTGGTAGCGATCATACAACTTATCCAAGGCAATTCTCAGACCAGTGGGATCAATTTGCCAATCCCATTCACTAGATTTCAAATATGGATTTCTAACTCCCCCAATTAAGTTACCAGCAGCTGTATCATGAGAATTCTGAGTAACTTCTATGGCAGTCGACATATAGTAGCTTATTGAAATAAAATCAACTGGGTACTTCTTCAATTCACTCAAGTCTTGATCAGTAATTTCTAAGTTTTTCACACCATATTTTTTAAAAAGTCGATTTGTATAAGCTGGATATTCACCACGTATTTGAACATCACCACAAAAATAATTAAACTCTTGTTCATTTTGCAAGTTAGCTAGTTGATTTCTTGGATCGGAATTATATGCATATGAAGTGGCATACAACAACATACAACCAACTTGAATGTTCCTATTAAAATCATGTGCAATTTTAACTGCTCTGGAACTAGCAACAAATTGATTGTGCCAAGCTTGAAACACATTTTGCTTATTTAGGCTCCCAGTTTTTGGTATCATTCCTTGACCCATCACCGGATGTTGTCCGGCAGAGTTAATTTCATTAAAAGTCAAAAAATATTTAACTTTCTTACCAAATTGTTTGATGATCACTTGAACGTATTTTTCAAAAAAATCGATTAATTTACGATTTTTCCATCCACCATATTCCTTGGCCAAAAATAAAGGCAACTCATAATGTGACAATGTAATCACTGGTTCAATTCCATATTTTAGACATTCGTCAATAACTTCAGAATAAAATCGTAATCCAGCTTTATTAGGATACTCCTCATCACCTCGAGGAAAAATTCGACTCCATGCAATGGAGAAACGATAAGTTTTAAATCCCATCTCCGAAAATAATTTAATATCTGATTGATAGTGGTGATAAAAATCAATGCCCAAATGATTAGGATAACGGTATTTCCTACTGTCAATACTCCAATCGAAATCATCTGATTCTACAATTTTGAAACGGTTTTTACCTCCAGGTAAAGTATCGGCAATCGACATCCCTCTACCATCAAGGTCATATCCACCCTCAATTTGATTGGCAGCAGTTGCACCACCCCACAAAAAGTTCTTTGGAAAATTAGTTTTACTTATCATTTGATATCTCCCTTAAATTTGATTGAATTGAATCATCCACATTGAAACTACTAATGGAACCCAATAAATTTGCTTCATTAAATAAACGCGAATTAATAATATCCGGTTTTTTAAGCGTCCTCTTTACCATCAAATTGGTTGCTCTTAAATCAATTAACGCTTGATTGATTCCCGTGGCTACAATAGCTTGTCGAGAAATTCCACCACCGATTACAAAGCAATTCACATTCAAAATAACTTGCATATTGTAAATTAATAAAGCCACATTCTGACAAAACTCTTCAAAACGTAATTTAGCAAAATCTTTTTTAGCGATAATCAATTCAAAGACCTTTTTACCATCATCAACGTCTTTTAGATGATAATGATGACTAATATCTTCAATCATTGCTACCGCTGAACACTTACTTCCAAAGAAATGTTCCCTATCAAGGTTTCCTAAACTCATAAAACTGACTTCGCCTGCTTGTTGATTACTACCGTAAAGAAGTTGTCCATTCAATACTATTCCTGAACCGACTGCTGTTCCTAAAACCAACATTACTCCATTATCAATGTCTTTTAATGAACCTAGCCATTTTTCTCCTAACGTGGCTGCTTTGGCATCATTTTCTATATGAATCGGTAATGATGTATTTAAAACATTACTTAACTGAATCCCATCAAGAAAAGGTAAAGATCCACCGAAATGAATTTGTTCAGTCTTAGCATCGACTTTCCCGGGTACACTGACACCAATACCTGATATTTGAGATTCAAACTGCTCAATGATTTCATTAAGTCGTTTAATAAAATTTGACTTAGAATTACTAATAGTGTTTTCTGAATATTTCTTTAATATTTGTCCTTGATTGTTGATCAAAGCATATTTTAGTTTAGTCCCGCCAATATCAAAGGCTAAGTAGGTTTTCATTTTTATTACCTCTTTTATATGTTTTATTATTATTCTTCTGTTAAAATTCAATTAACTAATCATGCTTTTTATATACGAATATAGCTATCATTGAGGTAATCGATATGGAAATAGAAAAAATTTCACAATGGTTTCACGAAGCAACCAATTTATCAGTCTTTTTGTATGCTGATTCAAATCATTTATCAAAGGTATTCAAGATGACCGTTGCCCCCAATCTTTCAGAACGACTTAGCAATAAAATTTTAAAAGATATTAATTCTAAAATAACTATTAATCTTTTTGCCCAAATTGGATCCATCGCTTCATTTAGGTTAGAAAAAACAAAAGTTCTTATCTGGGCTACATCAACTGCAATTAACGGTAACGGAGCCTACGCTGACAAAGTTCCACTAACTGATTTCAATACTTTTCAAGCTCAACTGAAGATATTTTATTTTGCTCTAACAAAATCGGAACCTATTTTTACTCAACAGCAACTAGATTTAAACGACTATGGACTTCTAGATCGTCCTAATCAACGTGTTGAATCATTTAACGCTAATAAACCTTCTCACAATGGTTACTTAGCCGAACAACAAATGTTATTGGGAGTTGAACATGGTAATTTAAAAGAATTTAATAAAAATTACATTGCTTTCATGGATAAAGGTAATTTTGGGATTCTGGCATCATCAGATTTAAGAAGTAAAGAGAATATTACTGTAGCTGCTACAACGCTTTTCACCCGAGCGGCAATTCGTGGAGGAATGTATGCTGAAAGTGCCTATGAATTGAGTGATGAATGCATAAAAAAAACAGAATTAAAACAAAACATTACCAATATT contains:
- a CDS encoding SemiSWEET family transporter, giving the protein MEQTKIITKKKDGLFYVSRLATIFSILMYVSYIPQIMDNLNGSQGNPIQPLCAALNSTLWVSYGLLKKKHDWPVVIANLPGIVLGLVTFFTSL
- a CDS encoding glycoside hydrolase family 1 protein; translated protein: MISKTNFPKNFLWGGATAANQIEGGYDLDGRGMSIADTLPGGKNRFKIVESDDFDWSIDSRKYRYPNHLGIDFYHHYQSDIKLFSEMGFKTYRFSIAWSRIFPRGDEEYPNKAGLRFYSEVIDECLKYGIEPVITLSHYELPLFLAKEYGGWKNRKLIDFFEKYVQVIIKQFGKKVKYFLTFNEINSAGQHPVMGQGMIPKTGSLNKQNVFQAWHNQFVASSRAVKIAHDFNRNIQVGCMLLYATSYAYNSDPRNQLANLQNEQEFNYFCGDVQIRGEYPAYTNRLFKKYGVKNLEITDQDLSELKKYPVDFISISYYMSTAIEVTQNSHDTAAGNLIGGVRNPYLKSSEWDWQIDPTGLRIALDKLYDRYQKPIFVVENGLGAKDKLTKDNKVYDEYRIDYLRSHIQAISEAIADGVPVMGYTPWGCIDLVSASTGEMSKRYGFIYVDLNDDGTGSLQRFKKESFMWYQRVIKTNGADLSTDGLNY
- a CDS encoding ROK family protein — protein: MKTYLAFDIGGTKLKYALINNQGQILKKYSENTISNSKSNFIKRLNEIIEQFESQISGIGVSVPGKVDAKTEQIHFGGSLPFLDGIQLSNVLNTSLPIHIENDAKAATLGEKWLGSLKDIDNGVMLVLGTAVGSGIVLNGQLLYGSNQQAGEVSFMSLGNLDREHFFGSKCSAVAMIEDISHHYHLKDVDDGKKVFELIIAKKDFAKLRFEEFCQNVALLIYNMQVILNVNCFVIGGGISRQAIVATGINQALIDLRATNLMVKRTLKKPDIINSRLFNEANLLGSISSFNVDDSIQSNLREISNDK
- a CDS encoding helix-turn-helix domain-containing protein, translated to MEIEKISQWFHEATNLSVFLYADSNHLSKVFKMTVAPNLSERLSNKILKDINSKITINLFAQIGSIASFRLEKTKVLIWATSTAINGNGAYADKVPLTDFNTFQAQLKIFYFALTKSEPIFTQQQLDLNDYGLLDRPNQRVESFNANKPSHNGYLAEQQMLLGVEHGNLKEFNKNYIAFMDKGNFGILASSDLRSKENITVAATTLFTRAAIRGGMYAESAYELSDECIKKTELKQNITNIYEYTRTIGERFVKNVALVKRNNIPSLIYRAQEYIYDNLTVVKNVDEIAQSVGSSKSYLMHLFKKTTGISIIEFLTSQKILSAKQLLLFTQLPIREISDTLGYENPSQLSRVFKSTTGQTPSQFRKNQDL